The following proteins are co-located in the Brachybacterium sacelli genome:
- a CDS encoding GNAT family N-acetyltransferase: protein MEPAHTLTYAWRAEITDEEVSTLHALAFDHEDRVEAWNLRLERHSLGWGTARRDGALIGFCNVVTDGGRHAFLVDTVVHPDHQGSGIGHELVVRAVQECRDSPAEWLHVDFEAEVSPFYLATGLFRATTAGLLEL from the coding sequence ATGGAACCTGCGCACACGCTGACCTACGCCTGGCGGGCGGAGATCACCGACGAGGAGGTCTCCACGCTGCACGCCCTCGCCTTCGACCACGAGGACAGGGTCGAGGCCTGGAACCTGCGACTGGAGCGGCACTCGCTGGGTTGGGGGACCGCCCGGCGCGACGGGGCGCTGATCGGCTTCTGCAACGTGGTCACCGACGGCGGCCGTCACGCCTTCCTCGTCGACACTGTCGTCCACCCCGACCACCAGGGTTCCGGGATCGGGCACGAGCTGGTGGTCCGGGCGGTTCAGGAGTGCCGGGACAGCCCCGCCGAATGGCTGCACGTCGACTTCGAGGCCGAGGTCTCGCCCTTCTATCTCGCGACCGGTCTCTTCCGGGCGACGACGGCCGGGCTGCTCGAGCTCTGA
- a CDS encoding carbohydrate ABC transporter permease: MAVLTETAAPTTAPADRRTARRRRMLQPRWMLIVALKALVSLAIVALALFPLAWMIISGFKIRTEVVSTPFQFFPEVWRWQNYTAILSDTAFLRTLAITGFGAVIFTAGSIAVNSMAAYAFARLEFAGKRYVWPLVLMTMFIPGMTILLTSFIVVTDLHMLDTLAVLIIPGMATAAHIFFVRQFYLNIPSSLEEAAVMDGCGRWGVYLRIFLPLSKAPFVVVGITSFMAYWNNFVWPVMTITSPELFQVQQYLAAFRGERASELGLLMAGSACAALPIIVLFLVFQRQIIANIKMAGLK, translated from the coding sequence ATGGCCGTGCTCACCGAGACCGCCGCCCCCACCACCGCCCCCGCCGACCGTCGGACGGCCCGACGGCGACGGATGCTGCAGCCGCGCTGGATGCTGATCGTCGCGTTGAAGGCGCTGGTCAGCCTGGCCATCGTGGCGCTGGCGCTGTTCCCGCTGGCCTGGATGATCATCTCCGGGTTCAAGATCCGCACCGAGGTGGTCTCCACCCCGTTCCAGTTCTTCCCCGAGGTGTGGCGCTGGCAGAACTACACGGCGATCCTCTCCGATACCGCCTTCCTGCGCACCCTGGCGATCACCGGGTTCGGCGCGGTGATCTTCACCGCCGGGTCGATCGCTGTGAACTCGATGGCGGCCTACGCCTTCGCCCGGCTCGAGTTCGCCGGCAAGCGCTACGTGTGGCCGCTGGTGCTGATGACCATGTTCATCCCCGGCATGACCATCTTGCTGACCAGCTTCATCGTGGTCACCGACCTGCACATGCTGGACACCCTCGCGGTGCTGATCATCCCCGGCATGGCCACGGCCGCGCACATCTTCTTCGTGCGCCAGTTCTACCTCAACATCCCCTCCAGCCTGGAGGAGGCCGCGGTGATGGACGGCTGCGGGCGCTGGGGCGTGTACCTGCGGATCTTCCTGCCGCTGTCGAAGGCGCCCTTCGTGGTCGTGGGCATCACGAGCTTCATGGCGTACTGGAACAACTTCGTGTGGCCCGTCATGACGATCACCAGCCCGGAACTCTTCCAGGTCCAGCAGTACCTGGCGGCCTTCCGCGGCGAGCGCGCCTCGGAGCTGGGGCTGCTGATGGCCGGCTCCGCCTGCGCTGCACTGCCGATCATCGTCCTGTTCCTCGTCTTCCAGCGGCAGATCATCGCCAACATCAAGATGGCCGGGCTGAAGTGA